From Polynucleobacter sp. MWH-Braz-FAM2G, a single genomic window includes:
- a CDS encoding lytic transglycosylase domain-containing protein — protein sequence MKSVSASSKYHQWAKILILGLVLCASHAFADKLKKPSLPKSYESKVGPEEITDTDRMFIDLREAAKKNDVFRTQQISSNLTNYPFDDYVAYFRIKPQLFDSAGGARGDYSADAQVVAFLNQYQGTALADRMRNDWLLVLGKRKDWARFDAEYAKFVLDDDTQVKCYSLLSKLSQGENPTKLAIDSRAVLLDPSYFGQACQELVPALVAAGGMSPSEAKAIGRAASEKGYDTMARRLGGDDPIAEIVKAAKADPAKAYRDFSQIATRYSKENQAVAWGVIGQFLAKKLDPNADDVYRLQQELGYNELLSVESQEWKVRAGLRAKDWALVKNAIDGMNSAVRTKDPAWTYWYGRALKAEGQDAKAKESFELIADQYNFYGQLAREELGKSNHAPAKTKVTEQEIDAMASRKGFIRGERLYAMNLRFEGNREWNWELRNMTDRQLLAAAEYAKRINLYDRVVNTADRTKQEHDFSLRYPTPYKDELSPIARQIDLNLAWAYGLIRQESRFIMNAASSVGASGLMQVMPNTAKYVAKKIGMTNYTNDKLSDTNTNLTLGSNYLNMVLIDLDGSWVLASAAYNAGPSRSKAWREKLTGPTEGAIFAETIPFTETRVYVKNVLSNANYYASVMNGQTQSLKQRLGVITPKAATQSELP from the coding sequence ATGAAGTCTGTATCAGCTAGTAGCAAATACCATCAATGGGCCAAGATTCTGATTTTGGGCTTAGTACTCTGCGCATCCCATGCTTTTGCAGACAAGTTGAAAAAGCCAAGCCTGCCTAAATCTTATGAAAGCAAGGTTGGCCCCGAAGAAATTACGGATACCGACCGGATGTTTATAGATTTGCGTGAGGCAGCCAAAAAGAATGACGTTTTTCGTACTCAGCAAATCTCTTCTAATTTAACGAATTATCCTTTTGATGATTATGTGGCTTACTTTCGTATCAAGCCCCAATTGTTTGATAGTGCAGGTGGTGCTCGCGGGGATTACAGTGCTGATGCACAAGTTGTTGCATTTTTAAACCAATATCAAGGCACCGCCTTGGCAGACCGTATGCGCAATGACTGGCTCTTGGTTTTGGGTAAACGCAAAGACTGGGCACGCTTTGATGCTGAGTACGCCAAATTTGTATTGGATGACGATACGCAGGTAAAGTGCTACTCCTTGTTATCAAAGTTATCCCAGGGTGAAAACCCAACAAAACTAGCAATTGATTCGCGCGCTGTTTTATTAGACCCAAGTTATTTCGGGCAGGCATGCCAAGAGCTGGTCCCCGCTCTCGTTGCTGCTGGAGGAATGTCTCCTAGCGAAGCCAAGGCAATTGGTCGTGCAGCCAGTGAAAAAGGGTATGACACTATGGCGCGTCGTTTAGGGGGTGATGATCCAATTGCAGAGATTGTCAAAGCCGCTAAAGCAGATCCAGCAAAAGCTTATCGTGATTTTTCTCAAATTGCCACGCGTTACAGCAAAGAAAATCAAGCTGTCGCATGGGGCGTAATTGGACAATTTCTAGCAAAGAAATTGGATCCCAATGCGGATGATGTATATCGCCTGCAGCAAGAGCTTGGATATAACGAATTACTTTCGGTTGAGTCGCAAGAGTGGAAGGTGCGAGCAGGTTTGCGCGCTAAAGATTGGGCCTTAGTAAAAAATGCGATTGATGGCATGAACTCCGCCGTTCGCACTAAGGATCCAGCCTGGACATACTGGTATGGGCGCGCATTAAAGGCTGAAGGTCAAGATGCGAAAGCCAAAGAAAGTTTTGAACTTATTGCAGATCAGTACAACTTTTATGGCCAGCTTGCGCGTGAGGAATTGGGTAAGTCGAATCACGCTCCCGCAAAAACTAAAGTGACTGAGCAAGAGATTGATGCGATGGCAAGTCGGAAAGGCTTTATTCGCGGGGAGCGTTTGTATGCCATGAATCTTCGCTTTGAAGGTAACAGAGAGTGGAATTGGGAATTGCGCAATATGACCGACAGGCAATTATTGGCAGCAGCAGAGTATGCAAAGCGTATTAACTTGTATGACCGTGTAGTGAATACTGCAGACCGTACGAAACAAGAGCATGACTTTAGCTTGCGCTATCCAACTCCCTATAAAGATGAGCTATCACCCATTGCAAGACAAATTGATTTGAATCTTGCTTGGGCTTATGGTTTGATTCGACAAGAGTCACGCTTCATTATGAATGCCGCATCTTCTGTGGGCGCCTCAGGCCTAATGCAAGTGATGCCAAATACCGCGAAGTATGTAGCTAAGAAGATTGGAATGACAAATTACACCAATGACAAATTGAGTGATACCAATACCAACCTGACATTGGGAAGTAATTATTTAAATATGGTCCTCATAGATTTAGATGGATCTTGGGTATTGGCTTCCGCAGCCTATAACGCTGGACCCTCTAGATCTAAAGCCTGGCGTGAAAAGCTAACTGGTCCAACTGAAGGCGCAATCTTTGCTGAGACTATTCCATTTACCGAAACTCGTGTCTATGTAAAGAATGTTCTTTCAAACGCCAATTACTATGCTTCTGTTATGAATGGTCAAACCCAATCTCTAAAGCAACGCTTAGGCGTAATTACTCCAAAGGCTGCAACACAGTCTGAGCTACCTTAA
- the metF gene encoding methylenetetrahydrofolate reductase [NAD(P)H], with the protein MELSVEFFPPKTPEGESKLHLVRERFSETLKPTFYSVTFGAGGSTQSGTLKVVSDIHAAGAAVAPHLSCVGSSRESVREMLKQYQALGVKRIVALRGDLPSGMGQYGEFHHANELVEFIRAETGDWFHIDVAAYPETHPQAKSPASDVDFFVQKMKAGANSAVTQYFYNSDAYFRFVDEAYDLGVTQPIIAGIMPITNSSQLLRFSDACGAEIPRWIRLRLQSYGDDIASIRAFGEEVVTDLCDQLLTAGAPGIHFYSLNQADAVLAIADNLDLTK; encoded by the coding sequence ATGGAATTAAGCGTCGAATTCTTTCCTCCAAAAACACCTGAAGGTGAGAGTAAGTTGCATCTTGTGCGTGAGCGTTTTTCTGAAACACTCAAGCCAACTTTTTATTCCGTGACCTTTGGTGCCGGTGGATCTACTCAGTCGGGCACATTAAAGGTGGTGAGTGACATTCATGCTGCTGGTGCGGCTGTTGCTCCCCACTTATCTTGTGTTGGCAGCTCACGTGAAAGTGTTCGTGAGATGCTCAAACAATATCAAGCTTTGGGTGTGAAGCGAATCGTGGCTTTGCGTGGCGACCTACCTTCTGGAATGGGTCAATATGGCGAGTTTCACCATGCCAATGAATTGGTTGAATTTATTCGGGCGGAAACGGGTGACTGGTTTCATATTGATGTAGCGGCATATCCAGAGACGCATCCTCAGGCGAAGTCACCTGCAAGTGATGTTGATTTCTTTGTGCAAAAAATGAAGGCAGGTGCTAACTCTGCTGTCACACAGTATTTCTATAACAGCGATGCTTATTTCCGCTTTGTGGATGAGGCTTATGATCTCGGTGTTACTCAGCCCATCATTGCTGGCATTATGCCGATTACTAACAGTAGTCAGTTATTAAGGTTTTCAGACGCGTGTGGTGCGGAGATTCCACGTTGGATTCGTTTGCGTCTTCAATCCTATGGCGACGATATCGCATCTATTCGCGCATTTGGTGAAGAGGTTGTGACTGATTTGTGCGATCAGCTGCTAACTGCCGGAGCGCCTGGAATTCACTTCTACTCGCTGAATCAAGCAGATGCTGTTTTAGCAATTGCTGATAACTTAGATTTAACGAAGTAA
- a CDS encoding lipid A biosynthesis acyltransferase: protein MTRLQNLFNFLALSLLRLFAFLPYSITVHVGYGLGWLAAHIPNSRRNVVKTNLRLCFPNLSEKEIDDLAIEHWKLFGRSVVERSRVWLGTSDQILSFVHLESKVPLGDLKPRILVNPHFVGLEGGFMALSALGMKNGWPCGAGLYQKMKNPFFNQKMVEWRDRFGAKSIERQSRLRDLIRETRAGNFVVIAPDIDLGPRDSIFVPFFNIPTSTVTSVSRLAKLSGAEVCLMTTFLNENKSGYTCTIGTPLKDFPSDDPDKDTARLNQYIEELVRERPAEYYWVHKRFKHRPPGEPSLYD, encoded by the coding sequence ATGACCCGGCTACAGAACCTTTTTAACTTTTTGGCGCTTAGTCTCTTACGCCTGTTTGCTTTTTTGCCATACTCCATCACAGTCCATGTTGGATACGGCCTGGGTTGGCTTGCAGCGCACATTCCGAATAGTCGTCGCAATGTGGTTAAAACAAATCTGCGCTTATGTTTTCCCAATCTCAGCGAAAAAGAAATTGATGACCTAGCAATTGAGCACTGGAAACTTTTTGGACGCAGCGTAGTTGAACGTAGCAGAGTTTGGCTCGGAACGAGCGATCAAATTTTGTCTTTTGTGCATCTTGAGTCAAAAGTTCCCTTAGGAGATCTAAAACCGCGCATCCTAGTTAATCCGCACTTTGTTGGACTGGAGGGAGGATTTATGGCGCTCTCAGCTCTTGGAATGAAAAATGGCTGGCCCTGCGGAGCCGGTCTTTATCAAAAAATGAAGAACCCATTTTTTAATCAAAAAATGGTTGAGTGGCGCGATCGTTTTGGAGCTAAATCGATTGAAAGACAGAGCCGACTAAGAGACCTCATTAGAGAAACACGAGCTGGCAACTTTGTGGTGATTGCACCAGACATCGATCTAGGTCCACGAGACTCTATTTTTGTGCCCTTTTTTAACATTCCAACAAGTACGGTAACTTCAGTATCTCGCCTAGCAAAGCTCAGTGGTGCGGAAGTATGTCTGATGACGACTTTTTTAAATGAGAATAAATCAGGATATACATGCACAATTGGAACTCCGCTCAAGGACTTTCCAAGCGATGATCCTGATAAAGACACAGCTCGCCTCAATCAATACATTGAAGAGCTTGTTCGTGAAAGACCAGCGGAGTACTATTGGGTGCATAAGCGCTTCAAACATCGGCCGCCTGGCGAACCCAGCCTTTACGATTAA
- the metK gene encoding methionine adenosyltransferase: MANDYFFTSESVSEGHPDKVADQISDSILDAILAQDPTARVAAETLCNTGLVVLAGEITTNANVDYIQVARNTLREIGYDNTAYGIDYKGCAVLVAYDKQSPDIAQGVDKAHDDGLDQGAGDQGLMFGYACDETTELMPLPIHLSHRLVERQSQLRRDGRLNWLRPDAKSQVTLRYVDGKPDSIDTVVLSTQHDEDISLEKLREAVIEEIIKPVLPKHLIKGAINFLVNPTGRFVIGGPQGDCGLTGRKIIVDTYGGAAPHGGGAFSGKDPSKVDRSAAYAGRYVAKNVVAAGLASKCLIQISYAIGVAKPTSVMVSTFGTGKISDEKIAQLVSEHFDLRPKGIVKMLNLLRPIYKKTAAYGHFGREEPEFTWEQTDKAAALRAAAGL; the protein is encoded by the coding sequence ATGGCAAATGATTACTTCTTTACCTCAGAATCTGTTTCTGAAGGTCACCCCGATAAAGTAGCAGACCAGATCTCCGATTCAATTCTTGATGCCATCTTGGCTCAAGATCCAACTGCACGTGTCGCAGCTGAAACATTGTGCAACACTGGACTCGTCGTTTTAGCTGGTGAAATTACTACTAACGCTAACGTCGATTACATTCAAGTGGCTCGTAATACGCTGCGTGAAATTGGTTATGACAACACTGCATATGGCATTGACTACAAAGGTTGCGCAGTACTAGTTGCTTACGACAAGCAAAGTCCTGATATTGCTCAAGGCGTTGATAAGGCACATGATGATGGGTTAGATCAGGGTGCTGGTGACCAAGGCCTTATGTTTGGTTACGCATGTGATGAAACTACCGAGCTCATGCCGTTACCGATCCATTTGTCGCATCGTTTGGTAGAACGTCAATCACAACTGCGTCGCGACGGTCGTTTAAATTGGTTGCGTCCAGATGCCAAGTCACAAGTAACCTTGCGTTATGTGGATGGTAAGCCTGACTCTATCGATACAGTAGTCTTGTCTACTCAGCACGATGAAGATATCTCTCTCGAAAAATTGCGTGAAGCAGTCATCGAAGAAATTATTAAACCAGTATTGCCAAAACATTTGATTAAAGGTGCAATTAACTTCTTAGTTAATCCAACAGGTCGGTTTGTGATTGGCGGCCCACAGGGTGATTGTGGTTTAACTGGTCGCAAAATTATTGTTGATACCTATGGCGGTGCCGCTCCTCACGGAGGCGGGGCTTTCTCTGGTAAAGATCCATCTAAGGTTGACCGTTCAGCAGCCTATGCAGGACGCTATGTTGCGAAGAACGTAGTTGCAGCTGGTTTAGCGAGCAAGTGCCTAATTCAGATTTCCTATGCAATTGGTGTTGCTAAACCAACTTCAGTGATGGTGAGCACATTTGGCACAGGCAAGATTTCTGATGAGAAGATTGCTCAATTAGTTTCTGAGCACTTTGATTTGCGTCCAAAAGGTATTGTGAAGATGCTTAATCTCTTGCGTCCTATTTATAAGAAGACTGCTGCTTACGGCCACTTTGGTCGTGAGGAGCCAGAATTCACATGGGAGCAAACGGATAAAGCAGCTGCATTACGTGCAGCAGCAGGCCTATAA
- a CDS encoding complex I NDUFA9 subunit family protein encodes MKYDILLIGGNGFVGRVIAAQLQLAGYSVLIPTSHLAAARELRMLPKVHIEEVDIHEFNELQNLCSRIKPNGVVINLVGVLHDKPAQPYGKIFKAAHVDLPKNIITAMQLHGLKRYLHMSALGADSHGPSMYQRSKGDGEVVVKASNLDWTIFRPSVIFGAQDQFINLFSKLTKMFPAMPLANYQAQFQPVSVDDVATAFVKSISMPQTIHRSYDLVGPMVYTMKEIVEFAARKAKTNCAIIPVPAFIGYIQALAFEFLPGPTLMSRDNIASMQLPNTLPANGVDALAEVFKVSRRNLESMR; translated from the coding sequence ATGAAATATGACATTCTTCTGATCGGCGGCAATGGATTTGTAGGGCGCGTCATTGCTGCGCAACTTCAGCTTGCTGGATATTCTGTCTTGATCCCAACGAGTCACTTGGCAGCTGCGCGAGAGTTACGTATGTTGCCTAAAGTACATATCGAAGAAGTTGATATTCATGAGTTTAATGAACTACAAAATTTATGTAGTCGAATTAAGCCAAATGGAGTAGTTATTAATTTGGTGGGCGTGCTTCACGACAAGCCCGCTCAGCCTTACGGAAAAATATTTAAAGCAGCTCATGTTGATTTACCAAAAAATATTATTACAGCAATGCAATTGCATGGTTTAAAACGCTACTTGCATATGAGTGCATTAGGTGCGGATTCTCATGGGCCATCTATGTATCAACGTAGCAAGGGGGATGGCGAGGTCGTAGTAAAAGCAAGCAATTTAGATTGGACAATCTTCAGACCATCAGTCATATTTGGTGCGCAAGATCAATTTATTAATTTATTTTCTAAATTAACCAAGATGTTCCCGGCAATGCCTTTGGCAAACTATCAAGCTCAGTTTCAGCCAGTCAGCGTTGATGATGTTGCAACTGCGTTTGTGAAATCGATATCGATGCCACAAACTATTCATCGATCATACGATTTAGTCGGTCCAATGGTTTACACCATGAAAGAAATTGTTGAATTTGCGGCTCGTAAAGCAAAAACAAACTGTGCCATTATTCCCGTACCTGCGTTTATTGGATATATCCAGGCCTTGGCTTTTGAGTTCTTACCAGGACCAACTTTAATGTCTCGCGACAATATTGCTTCTATGCAATTGCCTAATACATTGCCGGCGAATGGAGTCGATGCGCTTGCAGAGGTATTCAAAGTGAGTCGTCGTAACTTAGAGAGCATGCGGTAA
- the dapF gene encoding diaminopimelate epimerase, with protein sequence MHGAGNDFIVLNGIDQDLSDITREQWQALAHRQFGIGADQILLVEKATRSDADFRYRIFNADGGEVEQCGNGSRCFVRFVLDHGLSDKNPLRVEVAHTVLTLKSHPDGQVEVDMGAPIFEHSHIPFNANGLASVQEFQETLYALPLNFPAMHDSLVGVLSMGNPHAVQVVGDIDSAPVLQEGAEIEKFSAFPKRVNAGYMQIINRNEIKLRVYERGAGETLACGTGACAAVVSGIRRGLLDSPVKVHTRGGDLQIAWGGIINDTTQSVIMTGPAVTVFEGETEI encoded by the coding sequence ATGCATGGTGCAGGCAATGATTTCATCGTGCTCAATGGTATAGATCAAGATCTTAGTGACATTACACGCGAGCAGTGGCAAGCATTGGCGCATCGCCAATTTGGTATTGGTGCCGATCAAATTCTGTTAGTTGAAAAAGCCACCCGCTCAGACGCTGATTTCCGGTATCGTATTTTTAATGCGGATGGTGGCGAAGTAGAGCAATGTGGCAATGGCTCACGCTGCTTTGTCCGCTTTGTGTTGGACCATGGTTTATCCGATAAAAATCCGCTTCGTGTGGAAGTGGCTCACACTGTCCTCACACTCAAATCCCATCCCGATGGTCAGGTTGAAGTAGATATGGGTGCGCCTATTTTTGAACACAGTCATATTCCATTTAATGCAAATGGGCTAGCGAGCGTTCAAGAATTTCAGGAAACGCTTTACGCACTACCATTAAATTTTCCCGCCATGCACGACAGCTTAGTTGGCGTTCTTTCCATGGGAAATCCACATGCTGTTCAAGTGGTTGGTGATATTGATAGCGCACCTGTTCTACAAGAGGGCGCCGAGATTGAAAAATTTTCAGCCTTCCCAAAAAGGGTCAATGCGGGCTATATGCAAATCATCAATCGAAATGAGATCAAATTACGGGTCTATGAGCGCGGTGCTGGCGAAACTTTAGCCTGCGGAACTGGAGCTTGCGCAGCAGTAGTTTCTGGCATCCGTAGAGGTTTATTGGATTCACCAGTAAAAGTGCATACGCGTGGCGGTGACTTACAAATAGCATGGGGTGGAATCATTAACGACACCACTCAGTCCGTAATCATGACCGGCCCAGCAGTTACCGTCTTTGAAGGTGAAACAGAAATCTAA
- a CDS encoding polynucleotide adenylyltransferase yields the protein MKIYAVGGAIRDALMGLPVHDIDYVVVGSSIEEMVSKGYRPVGKDFPVFLHPDTQAEYALARTERKTGKGYKGFHFYTDPSVTLEQDLERRDLTINAMAQEIGADGKMIGPIIDPYNGQEDLAAKIFRHVSDAFAEDPLRLLRIARFAARFPDFSVADETLAALKDIVQSGELNAISAERIWQELARGLVAVKPMHLFQVLLNTGAAKTILPSTLTAKLSEEPFREELITHFALAGNSLEERCAITLMDLSAGEIRSWADCVRMPIDIRDFSEIFSELRLLTNKFANRAYDAVDVLAWFNRADVWRKPDRSQALLTLAEKLGLNVSPLINAMRNAQTLNTAEIIASVAAEDRSNGERIGSAFESARLAAITAAL from the coding sequence ATGAAAATCTATGCTGTAGGTGGAGCCATTCGGGATGCCCTGATGGGTTTACCAGTGCATGACATTGATTATGTTGTTGTGGGCTCAAGCATAGAAGAGATGGTGTCTAAGGGCTATCGCCCAGTAGGAAAAGATTTCCCCGTTTTTTTGCATCCAGATACGCAAGCTGAATATGCGCTTGCTCGTACTGAGCGAAAGACTGGCAAAGGCTATAAAGGGTTTCATTTTTATACGGATCCTTCGGTTACTTTGGAGCAGGATTTAGAGCGCCGTGATTTAACGATTAATGCAATGGCGCAAGAGATTGGTGCTGACGGAAAAATGATTGGCCCAATTATTGACCCATATAACGGACAGGAAGATTTGGCCGCCAAAATCTTTCGGCATGTATCTGATGCATTCGCAGAAGATCCATTACGACTTCTGCGTATTGCTCGTTTTGCTGCTCGCTTTCCGGACTTTAGTGTGGCCGATGAAACGCTTGCCGCCTTAAAAGATATTGTTCAGTCAGGGGAGTTAAACGCTATATCTGCAGAGCGTATTTGGCAGGAGCTGGCTAGAGGTTTGGTTGCAGTTAAGCCTATGCATTTATTTCAGGTTTTATTGAATACTGGCGCTGCCAAAACAATACTACCCTCTACTTTGACTGCTAAGTTATCTGAAGAGCCATTTCGTGAAGAACTCATCACGCATTTTGCATTAGCCGGTAATAGCTTAGAAGAACGTTGTGCAATTACCTTGATGGACTTATCTGCTGGTGAAATTCGATCATGGGCAGATTGTGTTCGTATGCCTATCGATATCAGAGACTTTAGCGAAATATTTAGCGAACTGAGATTGTTGACAAATAAATTTGCTAATCGAGCGTACGATGCAGTCGATGTGCTGGCTTGGTTTAATCGAGCAGATGTTTGGCGAAAGCCTGATCGTTCCCAGGCACTTTTAACTCTTGCAGAAAAGTTGGGGCTAAATGTTTCGCCATTGATCAATGCAATGCGCAATGCGCAAACTCTGAATACAGCAGAGATTATTGCTAGTGTTGCTGCGGAGGATCGCTCTA
- a CDS encoding lysophospholipid acyltransferase family protein, producing MRKLLLKLSLNTIAVLPLAFMQLIGASLGLLAYVGSKHYRSLFRPQYEAVVSARKLPLKLWEAARASGMLFSDSLWIWRNPVKALKLVEVQNWDVVEAAIGEGHGLVMLTPHLGGFEIIPRVLAQHFPATILYRPSRQEWLNEVVEEGRAYPNMHFVPTNLNGVRQMTRALTRGEAIGILPDQVPSGGEGVWVPFFGRPAYTTPLPARLANRNNTPVIMFTAKRKGIGKGWVMQATRLAPFSEDAERAATELNIAIENAVLQAPEQFIWSYNRYKHPAGAELPPSN from the coding sequence GTGCGAAAACTCCTACTCAAGCTCAGCCTTAATACAATTGCCGTGCTTCCCCTTGCCTTTATGCAACTAATAGGGGCATCTTTGGGTCTTTTGGCATACGTTGGCTCCAAACACTATCGCTCTCTTTTCCGACCCCAATATGAAGCTGTAGTCAGTGCCCGTAAGCTACCACTAAAGCTTTGGGAGGCTGCGAGGGCCTCTGGAATGCTGTTTTCAGATAGCTTATGGATTTGGCGAAACCCTGTAAAAGCACTAAAGCTAGTTGAAGTGCAAAACTGGGATGTCGTTGAAGCTGCAATTGGTGAAGGGCACGGCCTAGTCATGCTCACACCTCACCTTGGTGGCTTTGAAATTATCCCCCGCGTATTAGCACAACATTTTCCTGCAACGATTCTCTATCGCCCTTCTCGCCAAGAATGGCTGAATGAGGTTGTTGAAGAAGGTCGCGCCTATCCCAATATGCATTTCGTTCCGACTAATCTGAATGGTGTGCGTCAAATGACTCGGGCGCTAACACGAGGTGAAGCGATAGGCATTCTGCCGGATCAAGTACCCAGTGGAGGCGAAGGCGTATGGGTACCATTTTTTGGACGCCCTGCCTACACCACTCCATTACCAGCTCGACTTGCAAACCGCAACAACACGCCGGTCATTATGTTTACCGCCAAACGCAAAGGCATTGGTAAGGGTTGGGTAATGCAAGCAACTCGCCTTGCTCCTTTTTCCGAGGATGCTGAGCGTGCAGCCACAGAACTAAATATCGCCATTGAAAATGCAGTTCTTCAAGCGCCAGAACAATTCATCTGGTCATATAACCGTTACAAGCATCCTGCTGGCGCCGAATTACCCCCAAGCAACTAG
- a CDS encoding 5-formyltetrahydrofolate cyclo-ligase, translated as MNDMHGNSLKTLRQNLLKQRTAFAAEQNYAEIQASLIDHLNQLLSDQGNSWQSIALYWPIQDEIDLRSTLLAWAKKQPGRTLALPFARPDKHLDFYQWRQGDPLLASKHGILEPDPRNVERPPINPDCIFIPCVGWSSSVINGQSHYWRLGYGGGYFDRTLAELKKINSNLVCIGIGFDWQQLNDAQWAAQTHDEPLNMLLTESGLLR; from the coding sequence ATGAACGATATGCACGGTAATTCGCTAAAAACTCTTCGTCAAAATTTACTAAAACAGCGAACTGCGTTTGCCGCTGAACAAAATTACGCAGAAATTCAGGCCAGCCTAATCGATCACTTAAATCAGCTATTGTCAGATCAAGGCAACTCTTGGCAATCTATTGCGCTTTATTGGCCAATCCAAGATGAAATCGATCTTCGCTCTACCTTGCTAGCTTGGGCCAAAAAACAACCTGGCCGGACTCTTGCGCTCCCATTTGCCCGCCCAGATAAACATCTTGATTTTTATCAATGGCGTCAAGGTGATCCATTACTTGCAAGTAAACACGGAATTCTAGAGCCCGACCCTAGAAATGTAGAAAGACCGCCCATCAATCCAGACTGCATTTTCATCCCTTGCGTAGGTTGGTCTAGTTCGGTAATAAATGGACAAAGTCATTACTGGAGACTTGGATATGGTGGCGGCTACTTTGATCGCACTCTAGCTGAGCTCAAAAAGATCAATTCCAATCTAGTCTGCATTGGCATTGGTTTTGATTGGCAGCAGCTTAATGATGCTCAATGGGCGGCGCAGACCCATGACGAGCCCTTAAACATGCTCCTAACGGAGTCTGGCTTACTTCGTTAA
- the ahcY gene encoding adenosylhomocysteinase encodes MNTVSDLNNFVATRCAIADITLADFGRKEIAIAETEMPGLIAIRDEFAAQQPLRGARITGSLHMTIQTAVLIETLEALGAEVQWASCNIFSTQDHAAAAIAANGTPVFAIKGETLEQYWDFTHRIFEWADGGYTNMILDDGGDATLLLHLGARAEKDQACLNHPTSEEETILFAAIKKKLAQDPTWYSTRLEKVKGVTEETTTGVHRLYQMFAKGDLKFPAINVNDSVTKSKFDNLYGCRESLVDAIKRATDVMVAGKVAVVCGYGDVGKGSAQALRALSAQVWVTEVDPICALQAAMEGYRVVTMDYAADKADIFVSATGNYHVITHDHMAKMKDQAIVCNIGHFDNEIDVAGIEKYKWEEIKPQVDHVIFPAANGMPEKRLIILAKGRLVNLGCGTGHPSYVMSSSFANQVIAQIELWNAVGTNKYPIGVYTLPKHLDEKVARLQLKKLNAQLTELTDQQAAYIGVTKEGPYKADHYRY; translated from the coding sequence ATGAATACCGTTTCTGATTTAAATAATTTTGTTGCAACTCGTTGCGCAATTGCAGACATTACCTTGGCTGATTTTGGCCGAAAAGAAATCGCCATTGCTGAAACTGAGATGCCTGGCTTGATTGCTATTCGTGATGAATTTGCTGCACAGCAGCCATTGCGTGGTGCACGTATTACTGGTTCATTGCATATGACCATTCAAACAGCAGTATTGATTGAGACCCTTGAGGCACTTGGTGCGGAAGTTCAATGGGCATCATGCAATATTTTCTCCACACAAGATCATGCAGCTGCTGCAATCGCAGCTAACGGCACTCCTGTATTTGCAATCAAGGGAGAGACTCTTGAGCAATACTGGGACTTTACTCACCGCATTTTTGAATGGGCTGATGGTGGATACACCAATATGATTTTGGATGATGGTGGTGATGCTACTTTGTTGTTGCATCTTGGGGCTCGTGCTGAAAAAGATCAAGCATGCTTGAATCATCCAACCAGCGAAGAAGAAACTATTTTATTTGCTGCAATTAAGAAAAAATTAGCGCAAGATCCAACTTGGTACTCAACACGTTTAGAAAAAGTAAAAGGCGTCACCGAAGAAACAACTACAGGGGTACATCGCTTGTATCAAATGTTTGCAAAAGGTGACTTGAAGTTTCCTGCAATCAATGTAAACGACTCTGTAACTAAGAGTAAGTTTGATAATCTCTATGGCTGCCGTGAGTCTTTGGTTGACGCAATCAAGCGCGCTACCGACGTAATGGTGGCTGGCAAGGTTGCGGTTGTTTGTGGATATGGCGATGTGGGCAAAGGTTCAGCCCAAGCATTGCGTGCTTTATCTGCTCAAGTTTGGGTAACCGAAGTAGATCCCATCTGTGCCTTACAAGCTGCAATGGAAGGCTACCGTGTTGTAACAATGGATTACGCTGCTGATAAAGCGGATATCTTCGTTTCTGCAACAGGTAACTACCATGTCATTACTCATGACCATATGGCCAAGATGAAAGATCAAGCCATCGTTTGTAATATTGGTCACTTCGATAATGAAATTGACGTGGCGGGTATTGAAAAGTACAAGTGGGAAGAGATCAAGCCACAAGTTGATCATGTGATTTTCCCGGCCGCAAACGGTATGCCTGAGAAGCGCCTCATCATTTTGGCTAAAGGGCGCCTAGTTAATCTAGGTTGCGGTACAGGACACCCTTCTTATGTGATGAGCTCTTCATTTGCAAATCAAGTAATCGCTCAAATCGAATTATGGAATGCAGTAGGCACAAATAAATATCCAATCGGTGTTTATACGTTGCCTAAGCATTTGGACGAAAAGGTGGCTCGCTTACAGTTGAAGAAGCTCAATGCGCAGTTGACTGAATTGACCGATCAACAGGCTGCATATATTGGCGTAACCAAGGAAGGCCCTTACAAAGCTGACCACTATCGTTATTAA